The Cronobacter sakazakii genome has a window encoding:
- a CDS encoding helix-turn-helix domain-containing protein has translation MTQPITVIAQSLVRERTRAGLSLAEVARRAGIAKSTLSQLEAGNGNPSLETLWALCVALDIPFARLMEPQANQTQVIRRGEGPKVVAELANYQAILLATCPPGARRDIYLLLTQPEGERLSQPHPTGSVEHIIVTQGRALVGLAEAPEELHAGDYICYPADRAHVFRALEPDTQAILVAEQN, from the coding sequence ATGACACAGCCCATTACCGTGATTGCTCAAAGTCTGGTGCGCGAACGCACGCGCGCCGGGTTGTCGCTGGCCGAAGTGGCTCGCCGCGCGGGGATCGCTAAATCCACGCTGTCGCAGCTGGAAGCCGGTAACGGTAATCCGAGCCTGGAGACGCTCTGGGCGCTATGCGTGGCGCTTGATATTCCTTTTGCCCGCCTGATGGAACCGCAGGCCAACCAAACGCAGGTGATCCGCCGCGGTGAAGGGCCGAAAGTCGTCGCGGAACTCGCCAATTACCAGGCGATTTTACTGGCGACCTGCCCGCCGGGCGCGCGTCGCGATATCTATCTGCTGCTGACGCAGCCGGAAGGCGAGCGTCTGTCACAGCCGCACCCGACGGGCTCGGTGGAACATATCATCGTGACGCAGGGGCGCGCGCTGGTCGGGCTCGCGGAAGCGCCGGAAGAGCTGCACGCCGGGGATTACATCTGTTACCCGGCCGATCGGGCGCACGTTTTTCGCGCGCTGGAGCCGGATACTCAGGCAATTCTGGTGGCGGAACAGAATTAA
- a CDS encoding LacI family DNA-binding transcriptional regulator, which produces MSLKAIAAQLGLSVTTVSRALNGYDDVSQETRARVEAEAARRGYRPNTFARRLKMGKIDAVGLVFPVHPVPLNNSVFMEMVGEISRELAQHEVDLLLIADDDLADSHSYMRLVQSRRVDALIVAHTLDNDPRLQQLQTVNFPFLALGRSRLPQPYAWFDFDNYAGTHQATERLIRLGHRRIAMLGEHNSQAFITQRREGWRDALKAHQLDDSGLRMLPPTRRAGYKAVLELMALPAPPTAIVTDCNSLGDGAAMALQTLNRLQGEGAVSLVVYDGLPPDSIVEMDVAAVIQSTREGVGRQIADMVQRLIAGEPAEQLQVLWQPDFLEGSTLHPAD; this is translated from the coding sequence ATGTCGCTTAAAGCAATCGCCGCACAACTTGGCCTCTCCGTCACCACCGTCAGCCGCGCGCTGAACGGCTACGACGACGTTTCTCAGGAAACCCGCGCGCGGGTGGAGGCTGAAGCGGCGCGACGCGGCTACCGGCCAAACACGTTCGCGCGTCGCCTGAAAATGGGCAAAATCGACGCCGTCGGGCTGGTCTTTCCCGTACATCCCGTGCCGCTCAATAACAGCGTCTTTATGGAGATGGTGGGTGAGATAAGCCGCGAACTGGCGCAACATGAGGTCGATTTGCTGCTGATTGCCGATGACGATCTCGCAGACAGCCACAGCTATATGCGTCTGGTGCAAAGCCGCCGCGTGGACGCGCTGATTGTGGCGCATACGCTCGATAACGACCCACGTTTGCAGCAGCTTCAGACGGTGAATTTTCCTTTCCTGGCGCTCGGACGCAGCCGGTTGCCGCAACCCTACGCCTGGTTTGATTTCGATAACTACGCCGGTACGCATCAGGCCACCGAGCGGTTAATCCGTCTCGGGCACCGGCGCATCGCGATGCTTGGCGAGCACAACAGCCAGGCGTTTATCACCCAGCGCCGCGAGGGCTGGCGAGACGCGCTGAAAGCGCATCAGCTTGATGACAGCGGCCTGCGGATGCTCCCGCCCACCCGCCGCGCGGGCTATAAAGCGGTGCTGGAACTGATGGCGCTGCCCGCCCCGCCGACGGCCATTGTGACCGACTGCAACTCGCTCGGCGACGGGGCCGCGATGGCGCTGCAAACGCTTAATCGCTTGCAGGGCGAAGGGGCGGTTTCGCTGGTGGTCTATGACGGTCTGCCGCCTGACAGCATCGTGGAGATGGATGTGGCGGCGGTCATTCAGTCCACGCGCGAAGGCGTGGGGCGACAAATCGCCGACATGGTGCAGCGTCTTATCGC